GACCTGTCGCAGTTTGCCGATGCGTCGAAGGCGCTGGACCGCTTGTTGCGCGGCCAGCCGGCGCAGGCGGCGACCACCAGGCCGCACGTGTTCTCGACGGCGCAGTCGATCATGAAGCTGTCCGATGCGTTCAGCATGCAGGTCGGCCGAGAGACCTGGAACTTCACGCCGATGAAGCAGGGCGAAGTGATCGCCTCGGATGGCGAGACCGTCTATACAGTGCAACACGAGGAGGAACTGGTCGTGTTTCCGAACCCCGACGTACGCGTAGGTTTGCGAGCCGGTATCATGGTGGTGCGTATCATGTAATCACCATAGGAGCCACCATGAGCATGCTGTTCACCCCGTATTCCCTGGGCTCCCTCGCGCTGTCCAACCGCATCGCCATCGCGCCGATGTGCCAGTACTCCGCCGTCGACGGCCTGCCGACCGACTGGCACATGATCCACCTCGGGAGCCTGGCCCTGTCCGGCGCCGCGCTCCTGATCCTCGAAGCCACCGCCGTCGTTCCCGAAGGTCGCATCTCGCCCGACGACCTGGGCCTGTGGTCCGACGCCCACATGAAAGCGCTGGAACCGGTGGTCGCGGCCATCCGCCGTCATTCCCCGATCAAGCTCGCCGTCCAGCTGGCCCATGCCGGCCGCAAGGCCTCGAGCGAAGTGCCATGGGAGGGCGGGGCCAATATCCCGCCCGGCCAGCCACGCGGCTGGCAGACCGAGGCCCCATCCGCCGTGCCGCATGCCGAAGGCGAGACCGTGCCGCTGGCGCTGGACGCCGCCGGTCTCACGCGCGTGAAGGAGGCGTTCGTGGCCGCCGCCCGCCGCGCCGATGCGCTGGGCCTGGACGCGATCGAGCTGCACGGCGCCCACGGCTACCTGCTGCAC
This portion of the Telluria beijingensis genome encodes:
- a CDS encoding NADH:flavin oxidoreductase/NADH oxidase, which produces MSMLFTPYSLGSLALSNRIAIAPMCQYSAVDGLPTDWHMIHLGSLALSGAALLILEATAVVPEGRISPDDLGLWSDAHMKALEPVVAAIRRHSPIKLAVQLAHAGRKASSEVPWEGGANIPPGQPRGWQTEAPSAVPHAEGETVPLALDAAGLTRVKEAFVAAARRADALGLDAIELHGAHGYLLHQFLSPLANRRDDAYGGSLENRMRFPLEVFAAVRAAVPGMTVGMRISATDWVEGGWDLEQSVRFAHELKALGCDFIHVSTGGVSPLQQIPLGPGYQVDFAARIKADTGLPTIGVGLITEARQAEEILQQGQADVIGLARAMLYDPRWPWHAAAELGDQVVAPPQYWRSQPREHKALFGATRLGQR